The sequence GCTTCTCCGTAAAAAGTATGGCTCTGATGAGAATTTTGACGTGATTGTAAATACTGAGAAAGGTGACCTGGAAATATTGCGCCGCCGTACCATTGTTAATGATGGTGAGGTAGAAGATGATAATGCACAGATCGCTTATTCTGAAGCCATTTTAGTAGAACCGGATTACCAGGTAGGTGAGGATTTGTACGAGGAAGTTGAGATCATGGATTTTGGCCGCAGAGCCATCCTGGCTGCTAAGCAGACATTGTCTGCACGTATCGGTGACCTGAAAAAGAACATTTTAGTAAAGAAATATGCGGATAGGGTAGGTGAAATTGTAACAGGTGAAGTCTACCAGGTTTGGAAAAAAGAAGTTTTATTGCTTGATGATGAAAGGAATGAGTTAATTTTACCTAAATCTGAACAGATTCCTACCGATTATTTCAAGAAAGGTGAAAATGTAAGGGCAGTAGTAAAAAAAGTGGAGATGAAGAACAACGCTCCGCTCATCATTCTCTCCCGCACCCATCCTACCTTCCTCGCTAAATTGCTGGAAATTGAAGTTCCGGAGATCTTTGACGGCCTGATTGTAATCAAGAAAATCGTTCGTGAGCCCGGAGAAAGAGCTAAAGTGGCAGTTGAATCATATGACGACCGTATCGACCCTGTTGGCGCCTGTGTGGGTATGAAAGGAAGCCGTATCCATGGCATAGTACGTGAACTGCGAAACGAAAATATTGATATCATTAACTATACTGCGAATATTCAACTGTTGATCCAGCGTGCGTTAACACCTGCGCGTATCAGCCGCATGGAAATAGATAATGAGAATAAATACGCATCCGTTTTTTTAAAGGCAGATCAGGTATCTCTGGCTATCGGTAAAAAAGGGGTAAATATTAAATTGGCCTGTGAATTGACCGGATATGAAATAGATGTATTCCGTGATGAGGAACAAGAGCAGGCTGAGTACGATATTGACCTTTCCGAATTCTCAGATGAGATCGAAGAATGGGTACTGGATGAACTCAAACGTATTGGTTGTGATACCGCCCGTAGCGTATTAGACCTGACTGTTGAAGAATTGGTACGTCGTTCTGATCTGGAAGAAGAAACTGTAAAGGACGTGAGAAGGATCCTGCAGGAAGAATTTGACAAAGAGTAAGACCGCACCTCCACTTCCCCGGGATGTGGGCTTACTTGACAGGATTTTTTTTAAGTTATTGTTAATTGTTAAAAAGGAGTCCCGTTGATAAACGGGAAAAAAGGGGAGGCCCGAGATTACAATATGCCTGAAGTAACAAACAACACGCCGCGATTGCTGGCAGCAGCGAAAGAGTTTAATATTGGAAAGGAAACGTTGATCGACTTCCTTTCTAATAAAGGCTATGACATGGATGGATTCGGTTCACCTAATGCACGCCTGACCTCTCAGATGTACACAGCTTTGCAATCTGAATTCCAACAGGACAAGGCTAATAAGCGTAAAAGCGATCAGATAGCCCTGCCCAAAGGAAGCGTGTTAGATGCAATGAAGAAGAAGGAAAAAGAAGAAGCAGAAGCAGCCGCTAAGAAGAAAGAAGCAGCTGCCAAGGAAGAGCAGCCCACAGCCC is a genomic window of Chitinophaga sp. LS1 containing:
- the nusA gene encoding transcription termination factor NusA; the protein is MASINLIESFTEFKEAENIDRPTLMKVLEDVFKTLLRKKYGSDENFDVIVNTEKGDLEILRRRTIVNDGEVEDDNAQIAYSEAILVEPDYQVGEDLYEEVEIMDFGRRAILAAKQTLSARIGDLKKNILVKKYADRVGEIVTGEVYQVWKKEVLLLDDERNELILPKSEQIPTDYFKKGENVRAVVKKVEMKNNAPLIILSRTHPTFLAKLLEIEVPEIFDGLIVIKKIVREPGERAKVAVESYDDRIDPVGACVGMKGSRIHGIVRELRNENIDIINYTANIQLLIQRALTPARISRMEIDNENKYASVFLKADQVSLAIGKKGVNIKLACELTGYEIDVFRDEEQEQAEYDIDLSEFSDEIEEWVLDELKRIGCDTARSVLDLTVEELVRRSDLEEETVKDVRRILQEEFDKE